In Candidatus Delongbacteria bacterium, one genomic interval encodes:
- a CDS encoding sugar nucleotide-binding protein, protein MTILVSGLNGTLAPRLARCLASQGHHVIGWDRAEHPPEDPTAWRDWLRQLKPSAVYHLANGSPDWAGELALECARAGRPFVYTSSVSVFSIHQQGPFTVDRVPAPEDEYGRYKLECEMRVRENHPGACIVRLGWQIGEDLTGNQMQAQLEAQQQREGRILASARWQPACSFLDDSAACLAGLAGRSGLYHLDGNPGLSCHAIVRALALRFARDWRVEASEEFVWTSRLLDERLQPVSIEERLTAPPATQGSH, encoded by the coding sequence ATGACCATTCTCGTCAGCGGCCTGAATGGCACACTGGCACCCCGGTTGGCCCGCTGTCTGGCGAGTCAGGGGCATCATGTGATCGGCTGGGATCGAGCAGAACACCCTCCTGAGGATCCGACAGCCTGGCGCGACTGGCTGCGGCAGCTGAAGCCCTCGGCGGTGTATCATCTGGCCAATGGCAGCCCCGACTGGGCGGGCGAGCTGGCGCTGGAATGCGCACGTGCCGGGCGACCCTTCGTGTACACCAGTTCGGTCTCGGTGTTCTCGATTCACCAGCAGGGGCCCTTCACGGTGGACCGGGTTCCCGCGCCCGAGGACGAGTACGGCCGCTACAAGCTCGAGTGCGAAATGCGTGTCCGGGAGAATCATCCAGGTGCCTGCATCGTCAGGTTGGGCTGGCAGATCGGCGAGGACCTGACGGGAAACCAGATGCAGGCACAGCTGGAGGCACAGCAGCAGCGGGAAGGTCGGATCCTTGCCAGCGCCCGCTGGCAGCCCGCGTGTTCCTTCCTGGATGACAGCGCTGCCTGCCTGGCCGGTCTGGCCGGGCGCTCCGGTCTGTATCACCTGGACGGCAACCCGGGGCTCAGCTGTCACGCCATCGTGCGGGCACTGGCCCTGCGCTTCGCACGGGACTGGCGCGTGGAAGCCAGCGAGGAGTTCGTCTGGACCTCGCGCCTGCTGGACGAGCGCCTGCAGCCGGTCTCGATCGAGGAGCGCCTGACAGCGCCACCGGCCACTCAAGGAAGTCACTGA